In Vespula pensylvanica isolate Volc-1 chromosome 16, ASM1446617v1, whole genome shotgun sequence, the following proteins share a genomic window:
- the LOC122634877 gene encoding serine/threonine-protein kinase mig-15 isoform X10, giving the protein MAHNLAPSVNCSLDDIDLNALKEPAGIFELIEVVGNGTYGQVYKGRHTKTGQLAAIKVMDVTEDEEEEIKLEINVLKRYSNHRNIATYYGAFVKKSSPGKDDQLWLVMEYCGAGSVTDLVKSTKGQSLKEEWIAYISREILRGLSYLHSNKVIHRDIKGQNVLLTDNAEVKLVDFGVSAQLDRTIGRRNTFIGTPYWMAPEVIACDENPDATYDNRSDLWSLGITALEMAESQPPLCDLHPMRALFLIPRNPPPRLKSKKWAKKFHGFIETVLVKDYHQRPYTEQLLKHPFIRDQPTERQVRIQLKDHIDRCKKRKQEKERDDYRYSGSENEEDEPALAGEPSSIVQAPGGDTLRRNFQQIQEGRTLTQDVSPQAPAGKEKPNQGRSQREVPEPGPPARPAIPHRLIVVPDPQPPSRPLPPTPRDDPRQSHKVSTPPSNHQAPSAGGGGSGGSGGQAAPQRNSHVFKPMLPPRRPEDLDMLAAQLNELGVSQGPEAPPRPNRQHKGPPATSTSNSVQPASANDQNNKQMQQSSSILDQALSIESDSDDDLEDAGSNNLRNDGTLLASDPPKPLPEFSPFRPSSDSSSSSSHNAQNSHHEGGAPNRPLPPTPDEEESGDRTLVMKRGFNERLDKMKQEHQQEAAVGTSKSGSEDRSSSSGERTLKRQEQLARRKYEQQQQQQQQHQQQQHHQHHLHQQHQQQQHQKQQQQQQQQQQQQQQQQLKAVHRRQESDSKLGNTSSAFARAFRRENSDFFPSTRHSAYLQKSDSSRSSIFASGNRRGSEISVAGIVGKKGNALSTGEPVLTDFSFGRDGPQRPRREKTESEIVFGNRHEARRLDFGRNKDDTTRRRSCRPSDAALAAPDDAGTIKSTASTTASEYSPVVTQNREGGDRPRGGGGGGGEFQRSDSSPGSRPSSVLPDLLTSSPGQRQDKSTSEEYRQAVKSPPPFALQQKQRSFLTFGFGAGPARRESHVNVNVTPTSHDLASDTPEIRKYKKRFNSEILCAALWGVNLLIGTENGLMLLDRSGQGKVYQLISRRRFQQMEVLEGQNILVTISGKKNRVRVYYLSWLKSKILRTDGHSDQVERRNGWINVGDLQGAVHFKIVKYERIKFLVIALKDSIEIYAWAPKPYHKFMAFKSFGELAHRPLLVDLTVEEGTRLKVIYGSADGFHAVDLDSATVYDIYLPKHTQGPICPHCIVALPNSNGMQLLLCYDNEGVYVNTYGRVSKTMVLQWGEMPTSVAYIGTGQIMGWGNKAIEIRSVESGHLDGVFMHKKAQRLKFLCERNDKVFFSSAKGGSSCQIYFMTLNKPGMANW; this is encoded by the exons GAGCCTGCTGGGATATTCGAGTTGATCGAAGTCGTCGGCAATGGAACGTACGGGCAAGTTTACAAA GGTCGACACACCAAAACGGGTCAGCTGGCGGCCATCAAGGTCATGGACGTCACAGAG gatgaagaggaagaaatcaAGTTGGAAATAAACGTACTGAAGAGG TATTCGAATCATAGAAACATAGCTACGTACTACGGTGCCTTCGTGAAGAAGTCATCACCAGGGAAGGACGATCAGCTATGGCTGGTTATGGAATACTGCGGAGCTGGCTCCGTCACGGACCTCGTCAAATCGACGAAAGGTCAGAGCCTTAAGGAAGAGTGGATTGCTTATATTTcgagagaaatattaagaGGTCTCAGTTATCTTCACAGTAATAAAGTTATTCACAGGGATATAAAAGGACAGAACGTGCTTCTGACCGACAATGCCGAGGTCAAGCTTG TTGACTTTGGCGTTAGCGCGCAGTTGGACAGAACGATAGGCAGAAGGAATACGTTCATAGGTACACCTTATTGGATGGCTCCAGAAGTCATAGCTTGCGACGAGAATCCCGACGCTACTTACGACAATAGAAGTGATCTTTGGTCTCTCGGAATTACCGCTTTGGAAATGGCTGAATCACAACCTCCGCTTTGCGACCTCCATCCGATGAGA GCCTTGTTCTTGATACCGCGTAATCCACCGCCGAGACTGAAGTCGAAAAAATGGGCGAAGAAGTTTCATGGTTTTATCGAAACTGTGTTGGTGAAGGACTATCATCAGAGGCCTTACACCGAACAGTTGCTCAAGCATCCATTTATTCGGGACCAACCAACGGAGAGACAAGTCAGAATACAACTCAAAGATCATATCGATCGCTGTAAGAAACGCAAACAAGAGAAAG AAAGAGACGATTATCGATACAGCGGTagtgaaaacgaagaagacgagcCAGCATTGGCTGGCGAACCATCCTCGATAGTTCAAGCTCCTGGTGGCGATACATTGAGACGTAATTTCCAGCAAATTCAAGAAGGTCGGACGTTGACTCAAGACGTATCTCCTCAAGCTCCAGCCGGTAAGGAAAAACCAAATCAAGGTAGATCTCAGCGGGAAGTACCAGAACCAGGCCCGCCTGCGAGACCAGCCATTCCACACAGACTCATCG TCGTGCCAGATCCGCAGCCGCCTTCTCGACCTCTACCACCGACACCTAGGGACGATCCACGACAATCTCACAAGGTCTCGACACCACCCTCCAATCATCAAGCGCCTTCCGCTGGCGGTGGAGGTAGCGGGGGTTCCGGTGGTCAAGCTGCGCCTCAAAGAAACAGTCACGTGTTTAAACCTATG CTGCCGCCGAGGAGGCCAGAG GACTTGGACATGCTGGCCGCTCAACTCAACGAGCTTGGTGTGTCACAGGGCCCCGAGGCCCCGCCTAGGCCCAACAGGCAACATAAAGGCCCTCCAGCAACGTCAACCTCGAATTCGGTCCAGCCAGCGAGCGCTAACGATCAGAACAACAAACAGATGCAGCAATCCTCCAGTATTCTCGATCAA GCACTGTCGATCGAGAGTGACAGCGACGACGATCTCGAAGATGCTGGTAGTAACAATTTGAGGAACGACGGTACACTTCTCGCTAGCGATCCGCCTAAGCCTCT TCCCGAATTTTCTCCTTTCAGGCCATCGTCggattcgtcgtcgtcgtcctcgcaCAACGCTCAGAATTCGCATCACGAAG GTGGAGCACCCAATCGACCATTGCCACCGACGCCAGATGAGGAAGAATCCGGAGATCGTACACTAGTCATGAAACGA GGTTTTAACGAAAGGTTGGATAAAATGAAACAGGAGCACCAGCAAGAAGCGGCGGTCGGTACGAGCAAGTCTGGCAGCGAGGatcgttcctcttcttccgGCGAAAGAACCCTTAAGAGGCAGGAGCAGTTAGCGCGTAGAAAATAcgagcaacaacaacaacagcagcagcaacatcagcagcagcagcatcacCAGCACCATCTTCATCAACAAcatcagcagcagcaacatcaaaagcaacagcaacaacaacaacaacaacaacaacagcagcagcagcagcagcttaAGGCGGTTCACAGACGACAAGAGAGCGACTCGAAGCTCGGTAATACCTCGAGCGCGTTCGCCCGTGCATTTCGCCGCGAAAATTCGGATTTCTTTCCGTCAACGAGGCACTCCGCTTATCTCCAAAAGTCGGATTCCTCGAGGTCGAGCATATTCGCGAGTGGTAATCGACGCGGCAGCGAGATAAGCGTCGCAGGTATAGTCGGTAAGAAGGGTAACGCCCTTAGTACCGGCGAGCCCGTCCTTACGGACTTCTCGTTTGGACGCGACGGGCCCCAGAGGCcaaggagagaaaagacagagagcgAGATCGTCTTCGGTAACAGGCACGAGGCGAGGAGACTCGACTTCGGACGCAATAAAGACGATACCACAAGGAGACGCAGTTGTAGACCTTCCGATGCGGCCCTGGCCGCGCCAGATGACGCGGGAACGATTAAATCCACGGCCAGTACAACGGCTAGCGAGTACAGCCCTGTTGTCACCCAG AATCGAGAAGGTGGTGACCGAccaagaggaggaggaggtggtggcgGTGAATTTCAAAGATCAGACTCGTCACCTGGTTCAAGGCCAAGCTCGGTTTTACCGGACCTTTTGACTTCGTCGCCGGGTCAACGTCAGGACAAGTCGACAAGCGAGGAG TATCGACAAGCGGTTAAATCACCACCCCCGTTTGCACTTCAACAGAAACAGAGATCATTCCTGACATTTGGATTCGGTGCTGGACCAGCGAGGAGAGAATCCCACGTAAACGTCAACGTGACACCTACGAGTCACGATTTGGCCTCCGATACACCCGAAAtacgaaaatacaaaaagcGTTTCAATAGCGAGATTTTATGTGCAGCGTTATGGG GCGTGAACCTGCTGATCGGCACGGAGAACGGATTGATGCTGCTCGATAGGAGCGGACAAGGGAAGGTTTATCAGCTGATCAGTAGGAGACGTTTTCAACAAATGGAAGTGCTCGAGGGGCAGAATATTTTGGTTACCATAAGCGGTAAGAAGAATCGCGTGAGGGTCTATTATCTCTCCTGGCTGAAGAGTAAGATTTTACGTACCGACGGCCATAGCGAT CAAGTCGAGCGGCGCAATGGCTGGATAAACGTCGGCGATCTTCAAGGAGCGGTGCATTTCAAGATAGTcaaatacgaaagaataaagtTCCTTGTCATCGCGTTGAAGGACTCGATAGAGATCTATGCTTGGGCGCCGAAGCCCTATCATAAATTCATGGCTTTCAAATCGTTCGGAGAACTGGCCCACAGGCCGCTCCTCGTCGACCTAACCGTCGAGGAAGGAACGAGATTGAAAGTTATTTATGGAAGCGCCGATGGATTTCACGCCGTCGATTTGGATTCGGCGACGGTTTACGATATCTATCTACCGAAGCAC ACTCAGGGACCGATTTGCCCGCACTGCATCGTCGCCTTGCCGAACAGCAACGGCATGCAACTTTTATTGTGCTACGACAACGAGGGCGTTTACGTGAATACCTACGGTAGAGTATCCAAGACGATGGTCCTTCAATGGGGCGAAATGCCTACGAGCGTCGCTTACATCGGCACGGGCCAAATCATGGGATGGGGCAACAAGGCGATCGAGATCAGAAGCGTCGAAAGCGGCCATCTCGACGGCGTTTTTATGCACAAGAAAGCTCAGCGGCTCAAGTTCCTTTGTGAACGTAACGATAAG GTCTTCTTCTCGTCGGCGAAGGGTGGAAGTTCGTGCCAGATTTACTTCATGACGTTAAACAAACCCGGCATGGCTAACTGGTGA
- the LOC122634877 gene encoding serine/threonine-protein kinase mig-15 isoform X9, protein MAHNLAPSVNCSLDDIDLNALKEPAGIFELIEVVGNGTYGQVYKGRHTKTGQLAAIKVMDVTEDEEEEIKLEINVLKRYSNHRNIATYYGAFVKKSSPGKDDQLWLVMEYCGAGSVTDLVKSTKGQSLKEEWIAYISREILRGLSYLHSNKVIHRDIKGQNVLLTDNAEVKLVDFGVSAQLDRTIGRRNTFIGTPYWMAPEVIACDENPDATYDNRSDLWSLGITALEMAESQPPLCDLHPMRALFLIPRNPPPRLKSKKWAKKFHGFIETVLVKDYHQRPYTEQLLKHPFIRDQPTERQVRIQLKDHIDRCKKRKQEKERDDYRYSGSENEEDEPALAGEPSSIVQAPGGDTLRRNFQQIQEGRTLTQDVSPQAPAGKEKPNQGRSQREVPEPGPPARPAIPHRLIVVPDPQPPSRPLPPTPRDDPRQSHKVSTPPSNHQAPSAGGGGSGGSGGQAAPQRNSHVFKPMLPPRRPEDLDMLAAQLNELGVSQGPEAPPRPNRQHKGPPATSTSNSVQPASANDQNNKQMQQSSSILDQALSIESDSDDDLEDAGSNNLRNDGTLLASDPPKPLPEFSPFRPSSDSSSSSSHNAQNSHHEGKPKGGAPNRPLPPTPDEEESGDRTLVMKRGFNERLDKMKQEHQQEAAVGTSKSGSEDRSSSSGERTLKRQEQLARRKYEQQQQQQQQHQQQQHHQHHLHQQHQQQQHQKQQQQQQQQQQQQQQQQLKAVHRRQESDSKLGNTSSAFARAFRRENSDFFPSTRHSAYLQKSDSSRSSIFASGNRRGSEISVAGIVGKKGNALSTGEPVLTDFSFGRDGPQRPRREKTESEIVFGNRHEARRLDFGRNKDDTTRRRSCRPSDAALAAPDDAGTIKSTASTTASEYSPVVTQNREGGDRPRGGGGGGGEFQRSDSSPGSRPSSVLPDLLTSSPGQRQDKSTSEEYRQAVKSPPPFALQQKQRSFLTFGFGAGPARRESHVNVNVTPTSHDLASDTPEIRKYKKRFNSEILCAALWGVNLLIGTENGLMLLDRSGQGKVYQLISRRRFQQMEVLEGQNILVTISGKKNRVRVYYLSWLKSKILRTDGHSDQVERRNGWINVGDLQGAVHFKIVKYERIKFLVIALKDSIEIYAWAPKPYHKFMAFKSFGELAHRPLLVDLTVEEGTRLKVIYGSADGFHAVDLDSATVYDIYLPKHTQGPICPHCIVALPNSNGMQLLLCYDNEGVYVNTYGRVSKTMVLQWGEMPTSVAYIGTGQIMGWGNKAIEIRSVESGHLDGVFMHKKAQRLKFLCERNDKVFFSSAKGGSSCQIYFMTLNKPGMANW, encoded by the exons GAGCCTGCTGGGATATTCGAGTTGATCGAAGTCGTCGGCAATGGAACGTACGGGCAAGTTTACAAA GGTCGACACACCAAAACGGGTCAGCTGGCGGCCATCAAGGTCATGGACGTCACAGAG gatgaagaggaagaaatcaAGTTGGAAATAAACGTACTGAAGAGG TATTCGAATCATAGAAACATAGCTACGTACTACGGTGCCTTCGTGAAGAAGTCATCACCAGGGAAGGACGATCAGCTATGGCTGGTTATGGAATACTGCGGAGCTGGCTCCGTCACGGACCTCGTCAAATCGACGAAAGGTCAGAGCCTTAAGGAAGAGTGGATTGCTTATATTTcgagagaaatattaagaGGTCTCAGTTATCTTCACAGTAATAAAGTTATTCACAGGGATATAAAAGGACAGAACGTGCTTCTGACCGACAATGCCGAGGTCAAGCTTG TTGACTTTGGCGTTAGCGCGCAGTTGGACAGAACGATAGGCAGAAGGAATACGTTCATAGGTACACCTTATTGGATGGCTCCAGAAGTCATAGCTTGCGACGAGAATCCCGACGCTACTTACGACAATAGAAGTGATCTTTGGTCTCTCGGAATTACCGCTTTGGAAATGGCTGAATCACAACCTCCGCTTTGCGACCTCCATCCGATGAGA GCCTTGTTCTTGATACCGCGTAATCCACCGCCGAGACTGAAGTCGAAAAAATGGGCGAAGAAGTTTCATGGTTTTATCGAAACTGTGTTGGTGAAGGACTATCATCAGAGGCCTTACACCGAACAGTTGCTCAAGCATCCATTTATTCGGGACCAACCAACGGAGAGACAAGTCAGAATACAACTCAAAGATCATATCGATCGCTGTAAGAAACGCAAACAAGAGAAAG AAAGAGACGATTATCGATACAGCGGTagtgaaaacgaagaagacgagcCAGCATTGGCTGGCGAACCATCCTCGATAGTTCAAGCTCCTGGTGGCGATACATTGAGACGTAATTTCCAGCAAATTCAAGAAGGTCGGACGTTGACTCAAGACGTATCTCCTCAAGCTCCAGCCGGTAAGGAAAAACCAAATCAAGGTAGATCTCAGCGGGAAGTACCAGAACCAGGCCCGCCTGCGAGACCAGCCATTCCACACAGACTCATCG TCGTGCCAGATCCGCAGCCGCCTTCTCGACCTCTACCACCGACACCTAGGGACGATCCACGACAATCTCACAAGGTCTCGACACCACCCTCCAATCATCAAGCGCCTTCCGCTGGCGGTGGAGGTAGCGGGGGTTCCGGTGGTCAAGCTGCGCCTCAAAGAAACAGTCACGTGTTTAAACCTATG CTGCCGCCGAGGAGGCCAGAG GACTTGGACATGCTGGCCGCTCAACTCAACGAGCTTGGTGTGTCACAGGGCCCCGAGGCCCCGCCTAGGCCCAACAGGCAACATAAAGGCCCTCCAGCAACGTCAACCTCGAATTCGGTCCAGCCAGCGAGCGCTAACGATCAGAACAACAAACAGATGCAGCAATCCTCCAGTATTCTCGATCAA GCACTGTCGATCGAGAGTGACAGCGACGACGATCTCGAAGATGCTGGTAGTAACAATTTGAGGAACGACGGTACACTTCTCGCTAGCGATCCGCCTAAGCCTCT TCCCGAATTTTCTCCTTTCAGGCCATCGTCggattcgtcgtcgtcgtcctcgcaCAACGCTCAGAATTCGCATCACGAAGGTAAGCCAAAAG GTGGAGCACCCAATCGACCATTGCCACCGACGCCAGATGAGGAAGAATCCGGAGATCGTACACTAGTCATGAAACGA GGTTTTAACGAAAGGTTGGATAAAATGAAACAGGAGCACCAGCAAGAAGCGGCGGTCGGTACGAGCAAGTCTGGCAGCGAGGatcgttcctcttcttccgGCGAAAGAACCCTTAAGAGGCAGGAGCAGTTAGCGCGTAGAAAATAcgagcaacaacaacaacagcagcagcaacatcagcagcagcagcatcacCAGCACCATCTTCATCAACAAcatcagcagcagcaacatcaaaagcaacagcaacaacaacaacaacaacaacaacagcagcagcagcagcagcttaAGGCGGTTCACAGACGACAAGAGAGCGACTCGAAGCTCGGTAATACCTCGAGCGCGTTCGCCCGTGCATTTCGCCGCGAAAATTCGGATTTCTTTCCGTCAACGAGGCACTCCGCTTATCTCCAAAAGTCGGATTCCTCGAGGTCGAGCATATTCGCGAGTGGTAATCGACGCGGCAGCGAGATAAGCGTCGCAGGTATAGTCGGTAAGAAGGGTAACGCCCTTAGTACCGGCGAGCCCGTCCTTACGGACTTCTCGTTTGGACGCGACGGGCCCCAGAGGCcaaggagagaaaagacagagagcgAGATCGTCTTCGGTAACAGGCACGAGGCGAGGAGACTCGACTTCGGACGCAATAAAGACGATACCACAAGGAGACGCAGTTGTAGACCTTCCGATGCGGCCCTGGCCGCGCCAGATGACGCGGGAACGATTAAATCCACGGCCAGTACAACGGCTAGCGAGTACAGCCCTGTTGTCACCCAG AATCGAGAAGGTGGTGACCGAccaagaggaggaggaggtggtggcgGTGAATTTCAAAGATCAGACTCGTCACCTGGTTCAAGGCCAAGCTCGGTTTTACCGGACCTTTTGACTTCGTCGCCGGGTCAACGTCAGGACAAGTCGACAAGCGAGGAG TATCGACAAGCGGTTAAATCACCACCCCCGTTTGCACTTCAACAGAAACAGAGATCATTCCTGACATTTGGATTCGGTGCTGGACCAGCGAGGAGAGAATCCCACGTAAACGTCAACGTGACACCTACGAGTCACGATTTGGCCTCCGATACACCCGAAAtacgaaaatacaaaaagcGTTTCAATAGCGAGATTTTATGTGCAGCGTTATGGG GCGTGAACCTGCTGATCGGCACGGAGAACGGATTGATGCTGCTCGATAGGAGCGGACAAGGGAAGGTTTATCAGCTGATCAGTAGGAGACGTTTTCAACAAATGGAAGTGCTCGAGGGGCAGAATATTTTGGTTACCATAAGCGGTAAGAAGAATCGCGTGAGGGTCTATTATCTCTCCTGGCTGAAGAGTAAGATTTTACGTACCGACGGCCATAGCGAT CAAGTCGAGCGGCGCAATGGCTGGATAAACGTCGGCGATCTTCAAGGAGCGGTGCATTTCAAGATAGTcaaatacgaaagaataaagtTCCTTGTCATCGCGTTGAAGGACTCGATAGAGATCTATGCTTGGGCGCCGAAGCCCTATCATAAATTCATGGCTTTCAAATCGTTCGGAGAACTGGCCCACAGGCCGCTCCTCGTCGACCTAACCGTCGAGGAAGGAACGAGATTGAAAGTTATTTATGGAAGCGCCGATGGATTTCACGCCGTCGATTTGGATTCGGCGACGGTTTACGATATCTATCTACCGAAGCAC ACTCAGGGACCGATTTGCCCGCACTGCATCGTCGCCTTGCCGAACAGCAACGGCATGCAACTTTTATTGTGCTACGACAACGAGGGCGTTTACGTGAATACCTACGGTAGAGTATCCAAGACGATGGTCCTTCAATGGGGCGAAATGCCTACGAGCGTCGCTTACATCGGCACGGGCCAAATCATGGGATGGGGCAACAAGGCGATCGAGATCAGAAGCGTCGAAAGCGGCCATCTCGACGGCGTTTTTATGCACAAGAAAGCTCAGCGGCTCAAGTTCCTTTGTGAACGTAACGATAAG GTCTTCTTCTCGTCGGCGAAGGGTGGAAGTTCGTGCCAGATTTACTTCATGACGTTAAACAAACCCGGCATGGCTAACTGGTGA